A single genomic interval of Roseomonas aeriglobus harbors:
- the dksA gene encoding RNA polymerase-binding protein DksA: MATVLETSGDIPFPANDTGDGYRPSADEPFMNPRQQDYFRAKLNAWKDAIYREAAGTLTQLQTDSLRESDIADRATSETDWGIELRTRDRQRKLIAKIDAALRRIDEGEYGYCEVTGEPIPLGRLEARPTATMTVEAQERHERNERVSRED, encoded by the coding sequence ATGGCTACGGTTCTCGAGACGTCGGGCGACATTCCGTTTCCGGCGAACGACACAGGCGACGGATATCGGCCCAGCGCCGATGAACCCTTCATGAATCCGCGCCAGCAGGACTATTTCCGCGCCAAGTTGAATGCGTGGAAGGACGCGATCTATCGCGAGGCCGCCGGTACGCTCACACAATTGCAGACCGATTCGCTGCGCGAATCCGACATTGCCGATCGCGCGACCAGCGAAACCGACTGGGGCATCGAACTGCGCACCCGCGACCGCCAGCGCAAGCTGATCGCCAAGATCGACGCGGCGCTGCGCCGGATCGACGAGGGCGAATACGGCTATTGCGAAGTGACCGGGGAGCCGATCCCGCTCGGTCGACTCGAAGCCCGTCCGACCGCGACGATGACCGTCGAGGCCCAGGAGCGGCACGAGCGCAACGAGCGTGTCTCGCGCGAGGACTGA
- a CDS encoding YdcH family protein, with protein MQTAHYTALEAKHASLDARIADEQGRPAPDQAAIAELKKRKLRLKEEMANS; from the coding sequence ATGCAGACCGCGCATTATACGGCGCTCGAAGCCAAGCATGCTTCGCTCGACGCCCGGATCGCAGACGAGCAGGGACGACCGGCGCCGGACCAGGCAGCCATCGCCGAACTGAAGAAGCGGAAGCTGCGCCTCAAGGAAGAAATGGCGAACAGCTGA
- a CDS encoding DUF465 domain-containing protein, producing the protein MDEAEVRQKLAALKVEHRDLDAAAEALLCQTAPDQLLIARLKKRKLLLKDEMAQLEDMLIPDIIA; encoded by the coding sequence ATGGACGAGGCCGAGGTTCGGCAGAAACTGGCGGCATTGAAGGTCGAGCATCGCGACCTGGATGCCGCGGCCGAGGCGCTGCTGTGCCAGACCGCGCCCGATCAGCTGCTGATCGCGCGGCTGAAGAAGCGCAAGCTGTTGCTGAAGGACGAAATGGCGCAGCTGGAAGACATGTTGATTCCCGACATCATCGCCTGA
- a CDS encoding DUF1465 family protein, with protein sequence MRDAPHSRMHRRLIDSLYVESMLLADEARGYFDEAGRADRESLDALSRVLFSCESMKVTTRLMHVIAWLLTQRAVANGELRVADALDPSRRLGDAPLTDEGAITMLPDTARILIGASIDLHRRVGRFDVAQARPRMVESPVRSIQDRLALALAS encoded by the coding sequence ATGCGCGACGCGCCGCATTCGAGGATGCATCGCCGGCTGATCGATTCGCTTTACGTCGAATCGATGCTGCTGGCCGACGAGGCGCGCGGCTATTTCGACGAAGCCGGGCGCGCCGACCGCGAGTCGCTCGATGCGTTGTCGCGGGTGCTGTTCTCGTGCGAATCGATGAAGGTCACGACGCGGCTGATGCACGTCATCGCCTGGCTGCTCACCCAGCGCGCGGTGGCGAACGGGGAATTGCGGGTGGCCGATGCACTCGATCCCTCGCGCCGGCTGGGCGATGCGCCGCTGACCGACGAGGGGGCGATCACGATGCTGCCCGATACGGCGCGTATCCTGATCGGCGCGAGTATCGACCTCCATCGCCGGGTCGGGCGGTTCGACGTCGCGCAAGCGCGTCCGCGGATGGTCGAAAGCCCGGTGCGCTCGATACAGGATCGACTGGCGCTGGCGCTGGCGAGTTGA
- a CDS encoding nitronate monooxygenase produces the protein MALPPLFDRLRLPVIGSPLFIISNPDLVIAQCKAGIVGSFPALNARPQALLDEWLHRITEELAAWNRDNPDAPAAPFAVNQIVHKSNDRLEADLATCAKWQVPIIITSLGAREDLNTAVQGWGGITLHDVIDDRFARKAVEKGADGLIAVATGAGGHAGRLSPFAIVQEIRQWFDGPLALSGSIATGDAVLAAQAMGADLAYIGSPFIATAEANAVDAYKQGIVAGRASDIVYSNLFTGVHGNYLRGSIEAAGLDPDNLPEGDLKTMNFGGNDGSKAKAWRDIWGSGQGIGAVDAVMPAGDYVAKLAREYAAARARLGA, from the coding sequence ATGGCTCTACCCCCCCTGTTCGATCGCCTTCGGCTTCCCGTCATCGGCTCGCCGCTGTTCATCATTTCGAACCCCGACCTGGTCATCGCCCAGTGCAAGGCGGGCATCGTCGGTAGCTTCCCCGCACTCAACGCACGCCCGCAAGCGTTGCTCGACGAGTGGCTTCACCGGATCACCGAAGAGCTCGCGGCGTGGAATCGCGACAATCCCGACGCGCCGGCCGCCCCGTTCGCGGTCAACCAGATCGTCCACAAGTCGAATGACCGGCTTGAGGCGGATCTCGCGACCTGTGCGAAGTGGCAGGTGCCGATCATCATCACCTCGCTGGGCGCGCGCGAGGATCTGAACACCGCGGTCCAGGGCTGGGGCGGAATCACACTGCACGACGTCATCGACGACCGCTTCGCGCGCAAGGCGGTGGAGAAAGGCGCCGACGGGCTGATCGCGGTCGCGACCGGCGCCGGCGGCCATGCCGGGCGGCTGTCGCCCTTCGCCATCGTTCAAGAAATCCGGCAGTGGTTCGACGGACCGCTCGCGCTGTCGGGCTCGATCGCGACCGGCGACGCGGTGCTCGCGGCGCAGGCGATGGGCGCGGACCTCGCCTATATCGGCTCGCCCTTCATCGCGACGGCGGAAGCCAATGCCGTCGATGCCTACAAGCAGGGGATCGTCGCGGGGCGGGCGAGCGATATCGTCTATTCGAACCTGTTCACCGGCGTCCACGGCAACTATCTGCGCGGCTCGATCGAGGCCGCCGGGCTCGATCCCGATAATTTGCCCGAGGGCGACCTGAAGACGATGAACTTCGGCGGTAACGACGGGTCGAAGGCCAAGGCGTGGCGCGATATCTGGGGATCGGGCCAGGGCATCGGCGCGGTCGATGCGGTGATGCCGGCCGGAGACTATGTCGCAAAGCTGGCGCGCGAATATGCGGCGGCGCGGGCGCGCCTGGGGGCTTGA
- a CDS encoding M1 family metallopeptidase: MKRLATALLLMTVSTPALAQGQLPKTVVPVSYDIRVEPDAGAMTFTGSETVNVRVTAPTKTIVLNAADLNVTLASVDGVQVKPVLNAEAQTLTLNLAKPLTAGNHRVAFVWSGKINTSAAGLFAIDYTNPDGSKARMLATQFEAPDARRFAPMWDEPAFKAKFTLSAVAPKGQTAFSNMPAKVTKLSGDKQLYSFAESPIMSSYLLYLGMGDVERKTVMAGKTEIGVITRRGVIDQADYALAAAKRLLPYYEAYFGQPYPLPKMDMIAGPGSSQFFGAMENWGAIFYFEPELLFDAKRATVGNQQRIYSVIAHEMAHQWFGNLVTMRWWDDLWLNEGFASWMEGKATNDLNPQWIYRALTVATEREAAMRADATAATHPVIRKVTTVDQIGEAFDTITYQKGQAVIDMLESTVGEAKFRDGVRRYMAKYKYGNTVTDQLWAEISAAAGRDVAPFMRDFTLQGGVPLISVTTGGCTGGRANVTFRQTRFGLDAASKAPQTWRVPVTWTTLGGGQQGSGAKEVRGATPQTATAACGPVFVNPGMGGYYRTRYDGAGHDAIVKTFGTLPVADQVGFMGDDLALGFSGDQDLALYFQTLGAVTTNADPLVWTMAAGQLARLSALYEGTPLGERMQARTLQILAPALDRYGLEPKRDDDAQVTNLREQLVSMLGGAGDPRVVERARKYFAAVRRDSSAIPPAIRAPMLGTFAHNATPEDWDALLAAARAETNPVVKNNYINLLGIAKDDALARRALDLVKTSDFTDQQKVSLLATIAREHPDMAFDFATANAATINAMLETSSRSSFIVQLGGGSNDPAMPGKITAWAEKNLPAASRAPAQRTVNAIRNRAVFADRLRPAVTRWAGM, translated from the coding sequence ATGAAGCGCCTTGCCACTGCCCTGTTGTTGATGACCGTTTCGACGCCCGCGCTCGCGCAGGGGCAGCTGCCGAAGACGGTCGTGCCGGTCAGCTATGACATCCGCGTCGAGCCCGATGCGGGCGCGATGACCTTCACCGGCAGCGAGACGGTAAACGTCCGCGTGACCGCACCGACCAAGACGATCGTGCTGAACGCGGCCGACCTGAATGTGACGCTGGCCAGCGTCGATGGCGTGCAAGTCAAGCCGGTGCTGAATGCCGAAGCGCAGACGCTGACGCTCAACCTCGCCAAGCCGTTGACCGCGGGCAATCACCGCGTCGCCTTTGTCTGGTCGGGCAAGATCAACACTTCGGCTGCCGGACTTTTCGCAATCGATTACACGAATCCGGACGGCAGCAAGGCGCGGATGCTCGCCACCCAGTTCGAGGCACCCGACGCGCGCCGCTTCGCACCGATGTGGGACGAGCCGGCGTTCAAGGCGAAGTTCACCTTGTCGGCCGTCGCGCCGAAGGGCCAGACGGCGTTCTCCAACATGCCGGCGAAGGTCACGAAGCTCAGCGGCGACAAGCAGCTGTACAGCTTCGCCGAGAGCCCGATCATGTCGAGCTACCTACTGTACCTCGGCATGGGGGATGTCGAGCGCAAGACGGTGATGGCCGGCAAGACTGAGATCGGCGTGATCACCCGCCGTGGCGTCATCGACCAGGCCGATTATGCGCTGGCCGCCGCCAAGCGCCTGCTACCCTATTACGAGGCGTATTTCGGCCAACCCTATCCGCTGCCCAAGATGGACATGATCGCCGGCCCCGGATCGTCGCAATTCTTCGGCGCGATGGAGAATTGGGGCGCGATCTTCTATTTCGAACCCGAACTGCTGTTCGATGCCAAGCGCGCGACGGTCGGCAACCAGCAGAGGATCTATTCTGTCATCGCGCATGAGATGGCCCATCAGTGGTTCGGCAACCTCGTCACCATGCGCTGGTGGGACGATCTGTGGTTGAACGAAGGCTTCGCCAGCTGGATGGAAGGCAAGGCGACCAACGATCTCAACCCGCAGTGGATCTATCGCGCGCTGACCGTCGCGACCGAGCGGGAAGCGGCGATGCGGGCCGATGCGACCGCGGCGACGCATCCGGTCATCCGCAAGGTGACGACGGTCGACCAGATCGGCGAAGCGTTCGACACGATCACCTATCAGAAGGGTCAGGCCGTCATCGACATGTTGGAGAGCACCGTCGGCGAGGCGAAGTTCCGCGACGGCGTGCGGCGCTACATGGCGAAGTATAAATATGGCAACACCGTCACCGATCAGCTGTGGGCCGAGATTTCGGCCGCCGCGGGCCGCGACGTCGCGCCGTTCATGCGCGACTTCACGTTGCAGGGCGGGGTACCGTTGATCAGCGTCACCACGGGCGGCTGCACGGGCGGTCGCGCGAACGTGACGTTCCGCCAGACCCGCTTCGGGCTCGACGCGGCGTCGAAGGCGCCGCAGACCTGGCGCGTGCCGGTCACCTGGACGACGCTGGGCGGCGGCCAGCAGGGCAGTGGGGCGAAGGAAGTCCGCGGCGCCACCCCGCAGACTGCGACGGCCGCGTGCGGGCCCGTCTTCGTCAACCCCGGCATGGGCGGCTATTATCGCACGCGCTACGATGGGGCTGGTCATGACGCCATCGTGAAGACCTTCGGCACCCTGCCAGTGGCGGACCAGGTCGGCTTCATGGGCGATGATCTGGCGCTCGGGTTCAGCGGTGACCAGGATCTGGCACTCTATTTCCAAACCCTGGGTGCGGTCACCACCAATGCCGATCCGCTGGTCTGGACGATGGCGGCCGGTCAGCTCGCGCGGCTGTCGGCGCTCTACGAAGGTACGCCGCTCGGCGAGCGGATGCAGGCCAGGACACTCCAGATCCTCGCGCCCGCGCTCGATCGCTATGGCCTCGAGCCCAAGCGCGACGACGACGCGCAGGTGACGAACCTGCGCGAGCAGCTGGTGTCGATGCTGGGCGGGGCGGGCGATCCGCGCGTGGTCGAGCGCGCGCGCAAATATTTCGCGGCCGTTCGTCGCGATTCCTCGGCGATCCCGCCGGCGATCCGCGCGCCGATGCTTGGGACGTTCGCGCATAACGCCACGCCCGAGGACTGGGACGCGCTGCTCGCCGCCGCGCGGGCGGAAACCAACCCGGTGGTCAAGAACAACTATATCAACCTGTTGGGTATCGCGAAGGACGACGCACTGGCGCGCCGGGCGCTCGATCTGGTCAAGACATCGGACTTCACCGACCAGCAGAAGGTCAGCCTGCTCGCCACCATCGCTCGCGAGCATCCCGACATGGCGTTCGATTTCGCGACGGCGAATGCAGCGACGATCAACGCCATGCTGGAGACGAGTTCGCGCTCGAGCTTCATCGTCCAGCTGGGCGGCGGGTCGAACGATCCGGCGATGCCGGGAAAGATTACCGCCTGGGCGGAGAAGAACCTGCCCGCCGCCTCCCGCGCGCCGGCGCAGCGTACGGTGAACGCGATCAGGAATCGCGCGGTGTTTGCGGATCGCTTGCGCCCGGCGGTGACGCGCTGGGCGGGGATGTAA
- a CDS encoding alpha/beta hydrolase: MFLHALLAASLTLMTGDLLTWPDLAKRPKPEPDATVAYGPDSMQKVDVWLPKGSRPPYKTVLMVHGGCWQTSIADRSLMNWIADDLRRDGYAVWNIDYRGVDRAGGGYPGTFADAAMAADRLSREAKRFGLDTRRIVAVGHSAGGHLALWLAARPKLPKDSVLRTVRSQPIDTVVSLGGLPDLEATAASPDNGCGTDVVAQLVGTGRADPYADTSVPRLFPLGVRQDLVNGREDKIIPYRMATDYIAAAQAKGDRAVLHTVPATGHVELVAPESAAWAETKRLIAQAFARR, encoded by the coding sequence ATGTTTCTTCACGCCCTGCTCGCCGCTAGCCTTACGCTCATGACCGGCGATCTCCTCACCTGGCCCGATCTGGCCAAACGCCCCAAACCCGAACCCGATGCCACCGTCGCCTATGGCCCGGATTCGATGCAGAAGGTCGACGTGTGGCTGCCGAAAGGCTCCAGGCCACCGTACAAGACCGTGCTGATGGTCCACGGCGGATGCTGGCAGACGTCGATCGCCGATCGCAGCCTGATGAACTGGATCGCCGACGACTTGCGCCGCGATGGCTATGCGGTTTGGAACATCGATTATCGCGGCGTGGACCGGGCGGGCGGCGGCTATCCTGGCACTTTTGCCGATGCCGCCATGGCCGCAGACCGATTGTCGCGTGAAGCGAAGCGCTTCGGACTCGACACACGCCGCATCGTCGCGGTCGGCCATTCGGCGGGCGGGCATCTGGCGCTGTGGCTGGCGGCCCGGCCGAAGCTGCCGAAGGATAGCGTGTTGCGTACCGTGCGGTCGCAACCGATCGACACCGTCGTCAGCCTGGGCGGGCTGCCCGATCTGGAGGCGACCGCCGCCAGCCCGGACAATGGTTGCGGCACGGACGTGGTCGCGCAGCTGGTCGGCACGGGTCGCGCCGATCCCTACGCCGATACGTCCGTTCCCCGCCTTTTCCCGCTGGGGGTCCGACAGGACCTGGTGAACGGACGCGAGGACAAGATCATCCCATATCGCATGGCGACCGACTATATCGCTGCCGCGCAGGCCAAGGGGGACCGGGCGGTGCTGCACACGGTCCCCGCCACCGGCCATGTCGAACTGGTCGCGCCGGAGAGCGCTGCCTGGGCGGAGACGAAGCGTCTGATCGCGCAGGCGTTCGCGCGGCGGTGA
- a CDS encoding GAF domain-containing protein, which translates to MVTEAVRIATLKGYDVLDTGAEPAFDDLARRIATTFAVRSAIVSFIDEERQWYKARYGVERNAVQRAQSFCTHILDSDDVTVVPDARLHPLFRTNPHVLTDGGVRFYAAAPIKALNRARLGTVCIFDPTPRADGLSERDKRQLSSFAAQVVELLEGRRNASRARDRAAGVPMRPTMPNAG; encoded by the coding sequence ATGGTCACCGAAGCGGTCCGCATCGCGACGCTCAAGGGGTATGACGTGCTCGACACCGGCGCCGAGCCGGCGTTCGACGATCTGGCCCGTCGGATCGCAACGACGTTCGCCGTGCGCAGCGCCATCGTCTCGTTCATCGATGAAGAGCGTCAATGGTACAAGGCGCGTTACGGCGTCGAAAGAAATGCCGTCCAGCGGGCCCAATCCTTCTGCACCCACATTCTCGACAGCGACGATGTGACGGTAGTGCCCGACGCCCGGCTGCATCCGCTGTTCCGGACCAACCCCCATGTCCTGACCGACGGCGGGGTCCGCTTCTACGCCGCTGCGCCGATCAAGGCACTCAACCGTGCGCGGCTGGGGACGGTCTGCATTTTCGATCCCACTCCCCGCGCCGACGGGCTGAGCGAGCGTGACAAGCGCCAATTGTCGAGTTTCGCCGCGCAGGTGGTCGAACTGCTCGAGGGGCGGCGCAACGCGAGCCGCGCGCGCGACCGCGCCGCCGGCGTCCCGATGCGCCCGACGATGCCGAACGCAGGCTGA
- the parC gene encoding DNA topoisomerase IV subunit A: MATLPVDPIIDAPFDSALSERYLVYALSTITARSLPDVRDGLKPVHRRLLWAMRLLRLDPASGYKKCARVVGDVIGKYHPHGDQSVYDAMVRLAQTFALRYPLVDGQGNFGNIDGDNAAAYRYTEARLTQVAIDLMAGLDEDATDFRPTYNGEEQEPELFPGLFPNLLANGAAGIAVGMATSIPPHNAAELIDAAVALIDNPQANVLDHVKGPDFPTGGLVVDSPAAIAEAYATGRGGFRVRARIAVEREKGGGWYLVVSEIPYGVQKGKLIEGIAALINEKKLPILGDVRDESDEEVRIVIEPRARTVDPETLTESLYRLTDLETRVPLNLNVLDKTRTPRVMSLSEALSAWVEHQFVVLRRRSEHRLQKIADRLELLGGYIIAYLNLDRVIEIIRTEDEPKPVMMAEFALTDRQAEAILNMRLRSLRKLEEMELVRERDALTKEQGELQTLLSSDARQRTRLKRDLGKIHDRYGPETALGARRTTIAEAAPTRIIPLEAMIEREPITVILSQRGWIRAMKGHVDLASAETMKFKEGDGPAFAFHAQTTDKLLLAAATGRFYTLAADKLPGGRGFGEPVRLMIDLDGSVQIIAFLRASSAERLLIAATDGRGFLIKTADTIAETRKGKTVMTPRTGAMLSLVKPVHPDDDYVAAIGDNRKMLVFPISELAELSRGQGVQLQRYRDGGLSDAITFRFDKGLTWAMGGDAGRMRTESDLTPWRAARGAAGRMPPTGFPRDNRFQT; the protein is encoded by the coding sequence ATGGCAACCCTACCCGTCGACCCCATCATCGATGCTCCCTTCGATAGCGCGCTGAGCGAGCGTTACCTCGTCTACGCCCTGTCGACGATCACGGCGCGATCGCTACCGGACGTGCGCGACGGGCTGAAGCCTGTGCACCGTCGCCTGTTATGGGCGATGCGGCTGCTGCGGCTCGACCCGGCAAGCGGCTACAAGAAGTGCGCGCGCGTCGTCGGCGACGTCATCGGCAAATATCATCCGCACGGCGATCAGTCGGTCTATGACGCGATGGTCCGCCTCGCGCAGACGTTTGCGCTGCGCTATCCGCTGGTCGACGGGCAAGGCAACTTCGGCAATATCGACGGTGATAACGCCGCGGCCTATCGCTATACCGAGGCGCGGCTGACGCAGGTTGCGATCGACCTGATGGCGGGCCTGGACGAGGACGCCACCGATTTTCGCCCGACCTATAACGGCGAGGAGCAGGAGCCGGAGCTGTTCCCAGGCCTGTTCCCCAACCTGCTGGCGAATGGCGCGGCCGGCATTGCCGTCGGCATGGCGACGAGCATCCCGCCGCACAATGCTGCGGAGCTGATCGACGCGGCGGTGGCATTGATCGACAATCCGCAGGCCAACGTCCTCGATCATGTGAAGGGCCCGGACTTTCCGACCGGCGGCCTGGTTGTCGACAGCCCCGCGGCAATCGCAGAAGCCTATGCCACCGGCCGCGGCGGTTTTCGCGTGCGCGCGCGAATCGCCGTCGAGCGTGAAAAGGGCGGCGGCTGGTATCTGGTGGTCAGCGAAATCCCCTACGGCGTGCAGAAGGGCAAGCTGATCGAGGGCATCGCTGCGCTCATCAACGAAAAGAAATTGCCGATCCTCGGCGACGTCCGCGACGAGAGCGACGAGGAAGTGCGCATCGTCATCGAACCGCGCGCCCGCACGGTAGACCCGGAAACGCTGACCGAGAGCCTGTATCGCCTGACCGACCTCGAAACGCGGGTGCCGCTCAACCTCAACGTGCTCGACAAGACGCGCACGCCGCGGGTGATGTCGCTCAGCGAGGCACTGTCGGCTTGGGTCGAACATCAGTTCGTCGTGCTGCGTCGCCGGTCCGAACACCGATTGCAGAAGATCGCCGATCGTCTGGAATTGCTGGGCGGTTACATCATCGCCTACCTCAACCTCGACCGCGTGATCGAGATCATCCGGACCGAGGACGAACCCAAGCCGGTGATGATGGCTGAATTCGCGCTGACCGATCGGCAGGCCGAAGCGATCCTCAACATGCGGCTGCGCAGCTTGCGCAAGCTAGAGGAGATGGAACTGGTCCGCGAGCGCGATGCGCTGACGAAGGAACAGGGCGAGCTGCAGACCCTGTTGTCGTCCGACGCGCGCCAGCGGACGCGGTTGAAGCGCGACCTCGGCAAGATACACGACCGGTATGGACCGGAAACCGCACTGGGCGCGCGGCGGACGACGATTGCGGAGGCCGCCCCGACGCGGATCATCCCGCTCGAGGCGATGATCGAACGCGAGCCGATCACCGTCATCCTGTCTCAACGTGGCTGGATCCGCGCGATGAAGGGGCATGTCGATCTGGCGTCGGCGGAGACCATGAAATTCAAGGAGGGCGATGGCCCCGCCTTCGCCTTTCACGCGCAGACGACCGACAAGCTGCTGCTCGCGGCGGCGACGGGGCGGTTCTATACCTTGGCCGCCGACAAGCTGCCGGGCGGTCGCGGATTCGGCGAGCCGGTGCGGCTGATGATCGACCTGGACGGCAGCGTACAGATCATCGCCTTCCTGCGTGCATCGTCGGCGGAGCGGCTGCTGATTGCGGCCACCGACGGGCGCGGCTTCCTGATCAAGACCGCCGACACGATCGCCGAGACGCGCAAGGGCAAGACGGTGATGACACCGCGCACCGGCGCGATGCTGTCGCTGGTGAAGCCCGTCCATCCTGACGACGATTACGTCGCGGCGATCGGCGACAATCGCAAGATGCTCGTCTTCCCGATCAGCGAACTGGCCGAGCTGTCACGCGGGCAGGGCGTGCAACTGCAGCGCTACCGCGACGGCGGCTTGTCCGATGCGATCACCTTCCGGTTCGACAAGGGACTGACGTGGGCGATGGGCGGCGATGCCGGGCGCATGCGGACCGAAAGCGACCTGACGCCGTGGCGCGCGGCGCGCGGCGCGGCGGGGCGCATGCCGCCGACGGGCTTCCCCCGCGACAACCGGTTTCAAACTTGA
- a CDS encoding bifunctional diguanylate cyclase/phosphodiesterase gives MLFRKARAPSLSDAVPAPDAGASTCAQGPAWPPDCIDLSPVPVAIVSFRGGAVTFDAVNRRFRQAGLGAVAAESPVVQLLGGRIAAFLESDALEQEFSWQFGEAIDARYFRVMLARRATARGTGRCLISLVDQTPEQRTETSLRREMQSDSLTGLPNRAGFEDLIDSHVTTANARSHAVMIVNLARFSRVNACMGSLAGDELLISVARRIKGALRGRDMLARIGGDEFAVLIETDDAMSDAMNVARRFHAALSTPFRLSDFEIRVDCSIGIALGVDEIVAPEDLIRHAQFAVKRAKQTGQVEVYSRTSYDVVRTQFGIETRLRRAIENGEMTLAFQPICDLSTGRIVSFESLARWSPDGVAISPSEFIPVAEESGLILPLGRWAADAAAQAIADWDHRAGRHCGVNVAVNVSAIQLQRDDVPMMVRRALDTHGVDGNRFTLELTESAIIGDHDRISDTLKALKELDTRLAMDDFGTGYSNLAYLQRLPIDVLKIDRSFISGMLADRDKVAIVRAILSLAQALGMKTTAEGVESNELAQTLAALGCTYGQGFLYSRPVDSDEAFRLLAADKA, from the coding sequence ATGCTCTTCCGCAAGGCGCGTGCGCCCAGCCTTTCCGATGCCGTGCCAGCGCCTGACGCCGGGGCGTCGACCTGTGCACAGGGCCCGGCATGGCCGCCAGATTGCATCGATCTTTCCCCCGTTCCCGTCGCGATCGTCAGCTTTCGCGGGGGCGCCGTGACCTTCGACGCGGTCAATCGTCGCTTTCGCCAGGCCGGGCTGGGTGCGGTCGCCGCCGAATCGCCGGTCGTTCAACTGCTGGGCGGCCGGATCGCCGCCTTTCTCGAATCGGATGCGCTCGAACAAGAATTCAGCTGGCAGTTCGGCGAGGCGATCGATGCCCGTTACTTCCGCGTAATGCTCGCTCGCCGCGCGACTGCGCGGGGGACGGGACGCTGCCTGATCAGTCTGGTCGACCAGACGCCCGAGCAACGCACGGAAACCAGCCTGCGCCGCGAGATGCAGTCCGACAGCCTGACCGGACTGCCGAACCGGGCTGGCTTCGAGGATCTGATCGACAGCCATGTAACCACGGCGAACGCCCGATCGCACGCGGTGATGATCGTGAACCTTGCGCGGTTCAGTCGCGTCAATGCCTGCATGGGCTCGCTGGCCGGCGACGAATTGCTCATCTCGGTCGCGCGCCGGATCAAGGGCGCCTTGCGCGGGCGCGACATGCTGGCGCGAATCGGCGGCGACGAATTCGCGGTGCTTATCGAAACCGACGATGCGATGTCGGATGCGATGAACGTCGCGCGCCGGTTCCATGCCGCACTCTCAACCCCGTTCCGCCTGTCGGACTTTGAAATTCGCGTCGACTGCTCGATCGGCATCGCACTGGGCGTCGATGAGATCGTCGCGCCCGAGGACCTGATCCGCCACGCGCAATTCGCGGTGAAGCGCGCGAAGCAGACCGGACAGGTCGAGGTGTACAGTCGGACGTCCTACGACGTCGTTCGCACGCAGTTCGGGATCGAAACGCGGCTGCGGCGCGCGATCGAGAATGGCGAGATGACGCTCGCCTTCCAGCCGATCTGCGATCTGTCGACCGGGCGCATCGTATCGTTCGAATCGCTCGCGCGCTGGTCGCCCGACGGCGTTGCGATCTCGCCGAGCGAATTCATCCCGGTGGCGGAGGAAAGCGGGCTGATCCTTCCGCTCGGTCGCTGGGCGGCGGACGCCGCGGCGCAGGCGATTGCCGATTGGGATCATCGGGCGGGGCGGCACTGCGGGGTCAACGTCGCGGTCAACGTGTCCGCGATCCAGCTCCAGCGCGACGACGTGCCGATGATGGTACGGCGCGCACTCGACACGCACGGTGTCGACGGCAACCGCTTCACGCTGGAACTGACCGAAAGCGCGATCATCGGCGATCACGACCGGATTTCGGACACGCTGAAGGCGTTGAAGGAGCTGGATACCCGGCTGGCCATGGACGATTTCGGCACCGGCTATTCCAACCTGGCGTATCTCCAGCGCCTGCCGATCGACGTCCTGAAGATCGACCGTAGCTTCATCTCCGGCATGCTTGCCGATCGCGACAAGGTGGCGATCGTCCGCGCGATCCTGAGCCTCGCGCAGGCGCTGGGCATGAAGACGACTGCGGAAGGGGTGGAAAGCAACGAACTGGCCCAGACGCTGGCGGCGCTCGGTTGCACCTACGGCCAGGGCTTCCTCTACTCGCGCCCGGTCGACAGCGATGAGGCGTTCCGGTTGCTCGCCGCCGACAAGGCGTGA